In Rutidosis leptorrhynchoides isolate AG116_Rl617_1_P2 chromosome 2, CSIRO_AGI_Rlap_v1, whole genome shotgun sequence, one genomic interval encodes:
- the LOC139894337 gene encoding uncharacterized protein — MNMQGLHHQQQQLAALISVALPKDKDSSSSSSSSSKPNNTSYQNGEEDASRLAAINSLHRAIVYPHNSLLVTHSASFIAQGFSQLIADKSYSVRHAAAAAYGALCAVLCSLPNGRQNQVILGNLVDRFIGWALPLFSSVNAGDGSVEIAAEALHEFLSVGDIGATERYALPILKASQELLEDERTSLSLLHRLLTILTLISLKFFVCFQAHFVDIVDLLLGWAMIPDLAEADRSVIMNSFLQFQKHWVNNLQFSLGLLSKFLGDMDVLLQDGSPGTPQQRQRLLVLLACFSTVLQSTASGLLELSLLEEIKDPLSNMLPRLLGCLSMVGKKYGWSKWIVDSWKCLTLLAEILSERFSSFYSIAVDILFQSLNIKKDARNLNAEKLTSFQVHGVLKTNLQLLSLQMLGLLSSSVHKILQFDSPVSQLRLHPNHLVTSSSAATYVFLLQHGNNEVVECAISSLLEELNMLKSMLVDSKVYSKTEVFALFKFDMKVLLSCISLGGGSSLIGKAEIDTLYVNRSKKMINHIIANLNPFEAPLQGYVELQVCIFKMLNRLSTVKFLSSFSLRKNNTGNTLDKQNEKVSVEDLRKYSMLLTKALHFSSPLAVKLEALHWIHTYCETVKQMYDCSEYTGCGHLEFFSEIVFSVLDAASDREPKVRFQAASVLEMFLYSKVIPRSQMHTLTEVILERLGDPDDDIKELYLKLLSHALPVTLLMCGMHNKGAVTKYRPNMQWKQIFALKQLPQQLHSKQLVSVLSYISQRWKVPLSSWIQRLVLTCRNSKDLASTQQEDMANLNATNLWLDINVEEDLLERICSVNLLSGAWWAIHEAARYCITTRLRTNLGGPSQTFAALERMLLDVAHLLQVNSEQSDVNLNISCSSYTHLLPLRLLLDFVESLKKYVYNAYDGSTVLPPPSRQSLIFFRANKKVCEEWFSRICEPMMNAGLALQCHDATIHYCSLRLQELKSLVAVSIKDRSRTQVIENLHNLKSRFSGDILRVLRHMTLSLCKNHEPEALIGLQKWASAAFFPLFMEENQGMSDDGGFGPLSWIKGLVYQAHGQYEKAAAHFTHLLQMEESLGSMGSEGVQFAIARIIESYSAVSDWKSLESWLSELQLLRAKHAGKSYSGALTMAGNELNVIHALAHFDDGDYNSAWACLDLTPKSSNELALDPKIALQRSEQMLLQAMLFNVEGKMEKVHHELQMSKLMLNETFSILPLDGLTEAAEHVNQLHCISAFGESCSISGTQDTQQLPLLLSSYCREMQFSSNHIHQDCKPWMKVLRTYRTIHSTSPLTLNLSLNLLTSARKQKNLMLANRLNGYLSKSDLGSSEESLHKYISSSVKYESILLMRAEKRIEEAYAGLWSFISPSIVPSSTLVSAADDDALKAKACLKLSSWLRKDNFNVSLENIILSIRSELGVEQLMSSEDDTNSRLKMDLLVEELVGTVTKLSTRLCPTMGKSWISYATWCYAQAMASFGSRSDTVLQSCSFSPILDSEIITHRYQLTEEELSTVKSIVAELYQKARDAKDGNFMNESSEDGVVQQVVKIIESEDENFSCECLSSVVTAQLQKLFLFVNIGEGTTQLLINKLVDVWWSLRKRRVSLFGHAAQGFINYLSHSSSKCWGGQLTVAASEDGQKNASYTLKATLYVLHILLNYGVELKAILEPALSVVPLLPWQEVTPQLFARLSSHPEDDVRKQLESILVMLAKQSPWSIIYPTLVDINTSEEDPSDELQRILACLNKQYPRLVQDVQLMIKELENVTILWEELWLSTLQDLHSDVNGRINLLKEEASRIAENATLSHTEKNKINAAKYSAMMAPIVVTLERRLASTSRKPETPHEIWFHNEYMGPIKSAISNFKTPPSASALSDIWRPFDSIVASLSSYQRKSSISLSEVAPQLALLSSSDVPMPGLEKQIAVSESERDMKSALQGIVTIASFCEQIVILPTKTKPKKLVIVGSDGQTYPYLLKGREDLRLDARIMQLLQAINCFLHSSSIRIRHYSVTPISGRAGLIQWVENVTSIYSVYKSWQNRVQAAQLSGAASGNTKNSMPSHVPRPTDMFYGKIIPALKEKGIRRVISRKDWPHEVKRKVLLDLMQETPKQLLHQEMWCASEGFKGFRMKLNRYSGSLATMSMVGHILGLGDRHLDNILLDFHSGDIVHIDYNVCFDKGQRLKVPEIVPFRLTQTLEAALGLMGTEGSFRKHSESVLGTLKKNKDVLLMLLEVFVWDPLVEWTRGDFHDDAAIVGEERKGMELAVSLSLFASRVQEIRVPLQEHHDLLLTTLPAVESALQRFADILSQYEIVYAVYNRTNQEISNLILHETSAKVIVTEATNDSEKFRTSFELQAREFAQTKASVAEKALEATTWIEQHGIIIDALRSNSVPEIMSHIQLADKEKALSLISAVLVAGVPFTVVPEPTQVQCHDIDREVSNLITDLDHGLNAAVTGLQTYSLALQRILPLNYLTTSPVHRWAQILKLSVTTVSSDILSLTRREGAELVSNMREDGFETVKNIHNDLCLQVEKYADEIERVEKEYQELVTSVGAQTESRAKDRLISAFTKFLQSTGQQDRSRDSKLQSVVGLAVSSIYSEVKHRLVEVLNHSGGSRTMNITLMSEFEEKIEKCVLVADWVNEVNRYLMSHAEGIIDKPDGYSETNWASIFKTSLLSCKSLVTQVVESVLPKVVRSVISYDSEIMDAFGSISEIRGSIDTQLEQLVEVQIERASLAELEQSYFVKVGVITEQQLALEEAAVKGRDHLSWEEADELASQEEACRAQLDELHQTWNQKDIRISNLVKRESSIKNALIAAENHFQSLIGQEQDNESQYPRSKAILLALVEPFFELESVDKILSSSDSSTGVSQVTDMINYGDSVPTNIWKFSGILETHLFFMWKVAVMDSFLDSCIRVAASSRDQNLGFEQVVNAVQKNLSIQLHEHIGQYLRDKVAPLLLTNLDTKIELLKQNNQDFEHMTRDLGAVERIKLMLEEYCNAHETVRAGMSAASLMNRQVKELKEGLHKTCLDILQLEWMHGVTLSPLHNCRLICHKFLSSDDNTFSVILNLNRPRLLEAIQSSVAKIVRSLEGLQACEQTSITAEGQLERAMGWACAGPNSGLTGSNSGIPPEFHDHLTERRKLLWGAREKATDILKVCMSILDFETSRDGVLGISGELHSTRTGADGRAWQQAYFNALTNLDATYHSFTRTEHEWELAQSNMEAASNGLLAASNELRVASAKSKSASDDLQDTFVAMRDCAYEASMALSAFGSITRGHTALTSECGSMLEEVLAITKGLHDVYTLGKEASALHSSLMGDLSKANSVVLPLESVLSMDVEAMTEAMTKERETKMEISPVHGQAIYHSYHAKIKEACNVIKSLVPSLTFSVKGLHSILTRLARTANIHAGNLHKALEGLGESQEIRSQEDLAVDDTRYDNKDNEIFLKSDGECDEELPQMTGFSMQDKGWISPPDSIYDASSDSGPTSSESSAVDSVTGNETLEPHPDGLDSKENTDVSSSSQCELEPGDNYATRLDGDVKDDHLTSRSTSSEINVEVLNMKIGTRRQEETHKSLTQHTDTPGQVSRVKSKNAYAVSVLRRVEMKIEGRHIADKRDINIAEQVDYLLRQATSVDNLCNMYEGWTPWI, encoded by the exons ATGAATATGCAAGGTcttcatcatcaacaacaacaattagCTGCCCTAATTTCCGTCGCTCTTCCCAAAGACAAggattcttcttcttcatcatcatcatcatcaaaacctaACAACACTTCGTATCAAAATGGCGAAGAAGATGCTTCTCGATTAGCAGCTATTAATTCACTTCATCGCGCCATTGTTTATCCTCATAACTCGCTTCTCGTTACTCATTCCGCCTCTTTTATCGCCCAAGGGTTTTCACAACTCATTGCAGACAA ATCATATTCAGTACGTCACGCTGCAGCCGCAGCTTATGGTGCCTTATGTGCCGTCTTATGTTCACTCCCTAATGGAAGGCAGAACCAAGTTATTCTTGGAAATTTGGTTGATAGATTTATTGGGTGGGCATTACCACTATTTAGTAGCGTCAATGCTGGTGATGGGTCAGTTGAAATTGCAGCAGAAGCTCTTCATGAGTTCCTCAGTGTTGGCGATATTGGAGCTACTGAGAGATATGCACTGCCTATTCTTAAAGCTTCTCAAGAGCTTCTCGAGGATGAAAGAACCTCTTTAAGCTTACTGCACAGGCTTTTGACTATTTTGACTTTAATTTCTTTGAAGTTTTTCGTCTGCTTCCAGGCCCATTTTGTTGACATAGTTGACTTGCTTCTTGGGTGGGCGATGATACCCGATCTTGCTGAAGCGGATAGGAGTGTCATTATGAATAGCTTTTTGCAATTTCAGAAACACTGGGTTAATAATTTGCAGTTCTCATTGGGATTGCTTTCAAAGTTTTTGGGTGATATGGATGTACTGCTTCAAGATGGAAGCCCGGGGACCCCACAACAACGTCAAAGATTGCTTGTGTTATTGGCTTGCTTTTCTACAGTTTTGCAGTCTACAGCTTCTGGTTTACTAGAGTTATCATTACTTGAAGAAATCAAAGACCCACTCAGCAATATGCTTCCTCGATTGTTGGGATGTTTGTCAATGGTTGGAAAGAAATATGGCTGGTCAAAATGGATTGTTGACTCCTGGAAGTGTTTGACTCTTTTAGCTGAAATTTTGAGTGAGAGGTTTTCATCTTTCTACAGTATTGCAGTGGATATCCTCTTTCAAAGTTTGAACATAAAGAAAGATGCTAGAAACTTGAATGCTGAAAAGCTTACTTCTTTTCAGGTTCATGGGGTACTCAAGACGAATCTACAGTTATTATCACTACAAATGCTTGGTCTTTTATCTTCATcggtacataaaatattacaattCGATTCACCTGTATCTCAGCTTCGCCTTCACCCAAATCATCTTGTGACCTCGAGTTCTGCTGCTACATATGTCTTCTTACTTCAGCATGGAAACAATGAAGTTGTTGAATGTGCAATTTCTTCATTACTCGAAGAGCTAAACATGTTAAAGAGCATGCTTGTGGACTCTAAAGTATACTCTAAAACTGAGGTGTTTGCCCTTTTTAAGTTTGATATGAAAGTTCTCCTCAGCTGTATTTCTTTAGGAGGTGGTAGTTCTTTGATAGGAAAAGCCGAGATTGATACCTTATATGTTAATAGATCAAAGAAAATGATAAATCATATCATTGCAAATTTGAATCCTTTTGAAGCACCTCTTCAGGGATATGTAGAGTTGCAAGTATGTATTTTTAAGATGTTAAATAGGTTAAGTACAGTCAAATTTCTTAGCAGTTTTTCATTAAGGAAAAACAACACTGGTAACACCCTTGACAAACAGAATGAAAAAGTTTCGGTTGAAGATCTCAGGAAGTACAGTATGCTCCTCACGAAAGCTCTTCATTTTTCATCTCCTTTGGCTGTTAAGTTAGAAGCGTTACATTGGATTCATACATACTGTGAGACTGTTAAGCAAATGTATGACTGTTCAGAGTATACAGGTTGTGGCCATCTTGAATTTTTTAGTGAGATAGTCTTCTCGGTTCTTGATGCTGCATCAGATAGGGAACCAAAGGTGAGGTTTCAGGCTGCATCTGTATTAGAAATGTTTCTGTACTCAAAAGTTATACCCCGGTCACAAATGCATACTTTAACTGAAGTTATTCTTGAGAGGCTTGGTGACCCAGATGATGATATCAAAGAATTATATTTAAAGTTGCTTTCTCATGCATTACCTGTCACGTTACTTATGTGTGGCATGCATAATAAAGGAGCAGTTACAAAATACAGGCCAAATATGCAGTGGAAGCAAATATTTGCCCTTAAGCAACTGCCACAACAGCTTCATTCAAAACAGCTTGTCTCTGTTTTAAGTTACATTTCACAAAGATGGAAGGTGCCACTTTCTTCTTGGATTCAACGGCTTGTTCTTACCTGTCGAAATTCGAAGGATTTAGCTTCGACCCAACAAGAAGACATGGCAAACTTGAATGCAACTAACTTATGGTTGGACATCAATGTGGAGGAAGATCTTCTTGAAAGAATATGTTCAGTAAATCTTCTTTCTGGAGCATGGTGGGCCATACATGAAGCAGCGAGATACTGTATTACTACTCGCCTTCGGACTAATCTAGGTGGGCCCTCACAAACTTTTGCTGCATTGGAGAGAATGCTTTTGGATGTCGCACATTTGTTACAAGTGAATAGTGAACAAAGTGATGTAAACTTGAATATATCATGTTCTTCGTATACTCATTTGTTACCATTGCGATTATTACTTGATTTTGTTGAGTCGTTAAAGAAATATGTGTACAATGCGTATGATGGGTCAACCGTTTTACCACCTCCATCTCGTCAGAGTTTAATTTTCTTCAGAGCAAATAAAAAAGTCTGTGAGGAGTGGTTTTCTCGAATATGTGAACCAATGATGAATGCAGGTCTTGCCCTGCAATGTCATGATGCTACAATTCATTACTGTAGTTTACGTCTGCAAGAGCTTAAAAGCTTAGTGGCTGTATCTATTAAGGACAGGTCAAGGACCCAAGTCATAGAAAACCTTCATAACTTGAAGTCTAGGTTTTCTGGAGATATCTTGAGGGTCTTAAGGCACATGACCTTGTCTCTATGTAAAAATCATGAGCCAGAGGCTTTAATAGGGCTGCAAAAATGGGCATCTGCTGCGTTTTTCCCTTTGTTTATGGAAGAAAACCAGGGTATGAGTGACGATGGAGGGTTTGGACCTTTGTCATGGATCAAAGGGCTTGTCTATCAAGCGCATGGTCAATACGAAAAGGCTGCTGCTCACTTTACACATTTATTACAAATGGAAGAGTCACTTGGTTCTATGGGCTCTGAAGGTGTACAATTTGCTATAGCTCGTATTATTGAAAGTTATAGCGCAGTTTCTGATTGGAAATCCCTTGAATCTTGGCTATCTGAGTTGCAACTGCTTCGAGCTAAACATGCTGGTAAAAGTTACTCTGGTGCGTTAACAATGGCTGGAAATGAATTAAATGTGATTCATGCTTTAGCTCATTTTGATGACGGTGATTACAACTCAGCATGGGCCTGCCTTGACTTGACTCCTAAAAGTAGCAATGAACTTGCCTTAGATCCAAAAATAGCTTTGCAAAGGAGTGAGCAAATGCTTTTACAGGCGATGCTTTTTAATGTCGAGGGGAAAATGGAAAAGGTGCACCATGAACTGCAAATGTCAAAGTTAATGCTGAATGAAACATTCTCTATTTTGCCTCTTGATGGGTTGACAGAAGCAGCAGAACATGTTAACCAGCTGCATTGTATATCTGCGTTTGGTGAGAGTTGCAGTATTTCAGGCACACAAGACACTCAACAACTTCCATTGTTACTAAGCTCGTATTGTAGGGAAATGCAGTTTTCAAGTAATCATATCCATCAAGATTGTAAACCATGGATGAAAGTACTTCGCACTTATCGAACCATTCATTCTACCTCTCCATTGACTCTAAATCTTAGCTTGAATTTACTGACTTCAGCTCGAAAACAAAAAAACCTAATGTTGGCAAATCGTCTCAATGGCTATTTGAGCAAGTCTGATTTAGGTTCTTCTGAAGAAAGTTTGCATAAATACATCTCATCAAGTGTGAAATATGAAAGCATTCTCTTGATGCGCGCTGAAAAAAGGATTGAAGAGGCTTATGCAGGTCTATGGTCGTTTATTAGTCCTTCAATCGTTCCATCCTCAACTTTAGTTTCTGCTGCTGATGATGATGCTTTAAAGGCAAAGGCCTGCTTAAAACTTTCAAGTTGGTTAAGAAAAGACAATTTTAATGTCAGTTTGGAGAACATTATTCTAAGCATACGATCAGAACTCGGTGTAGAACAACTCATGTCCAGTGAAGATGATACAAACTCTCGATTGAAGATGGATCTCCTTGTTGAAGAACTTGTAGGTACAGTAACTAAACTCTCTACACGCCTTTGCCCTACTATGGGGAAATCATGGATCTCTTATGCAACATGGTGCTATGCTCAAGCTATGGCAAGTTTTGGGAGCCGAAGTGATACTGTTCTCCAATCATGCTCCTTTTCCCCGATTCTTGATTCAGAGATTATAACACACAGATACCAATTAACTGAAGAAGAGCTTTCAACAGTCAAATCTATTGTTGCAGAGCTTTATCAGAAAGCAAGAGATGCTAAAGATGGAAACTTTATGAATGAATCTTCTGAAGATGGGGTGGTGCAGCAAGTAGTGAAAATAATAGAATCTGAAGATGAAAACTTCAGTTGTGAATGCCTTTCTTCTGTTGTTACAGCTCAGTTGCAAAAGCTATTCCTTTTTGTGAATATTGGTGAAGGAACCACACAATTATTGATTAACAAACTGGTTGATGTTTGGTGGTCTTTAAGAAAGAGAAGGGTGTCCCTATTTGGGCATGCAGCTCAAGGTTTTATAAACTATCTGTCACATTCATCTTCCAAATGCTGGGGTGGTCAGTTAACTGTTGCTGCTAGTGAAGATGGTCAAAAAAATGCTAGTTATACCTTAAAAGCTACACTCTATGTCTTGCATATTCTTCTTAACTATGGGGTGGAGCTAAAAGCTATATTAGAACCTGCACTTTCAGTAGTTCCTTTGTTGCCGTGGCAG GAAGTGACACCACAACTATTTGCTCGGTTAAGTTCTCATCCTGAAGACGATGTTCGGAAACAACTTGAGAGTATTCTGGTAATGCTGGCAAAGCAATCCCCATGGTCGATTATATATCCAACCCTTGTTGATATCAACACAAGTGAAGAGGATCCTTCTGATGAACTTCAACGTATATTGGCTTGTTTG AACAAGCAGTATCCAAGATTGGTTCAGGACGTCCAGCTCATGATCAAGGAGCTAGAAAATGTAACCATTCTTTGGGAAGAATTGTGGCTCAGCACATTGCAAGATCTTCACTCAG ATGTAAATGGACGGATAAATCTTTTAAAGGAGGAGGCGTCACGAATTGCAGAGAACGCAACTCTTAGTCACACTGAGAAGAACAAGATAAACGCAGCAAAATACTCTGCTATGATGGCGCCCATTGTGGTAACTCTGGAGCGTCGTTTAGCTTCCACCTCTCGTAAACCTGAaacacctcatgagatatggttccACAATGAGTATATGGGACCCATCAAATCAGCCATTTCAAACTTTAAAACTCCACCATCCGCTTCCGCACTATCGGACATCTGGCGACCATTTGATAGCATTGTTGCATCTTTATCATCTTATCAAAGAAAATCATCAATTTCTTTATCAGAAGTCGCACCTCAACTGGCTTTACTATCATCATCTGATGTTCCAATGCCTGGTCTCGAGAAGCAAATTGCTGTTTCTGAATCTGAACGTGATATGAAAAGTGCTCTTCAGGGTATTGTCACAATTGCATCTTTCTGTGAACAAATAGTTATCTTGCCAACAAAAACAAAGCCTAAAAAGCTTGTTATAGTCGGGTCAGATGGTCAAACATACCCGTATCTCTTAAAAGGCCGTGAAGACCTACGTCTTGATGCTAGAATCATGCAACTGTTGCAAGCTATAAATTGTTTTCTACACTCCTCTTCTATTCGTATCCGACATTATTCAGTGACACCTATTAGTGGTAGAGCCGGTTTAATTCAGTGGGTAGAAAATGTTACAAGTATTTATAGTGTTTACAAGTCTTGGCAGAATCGGGTCCAGGCTGCACAACTTTCAGGGGCTGCTTCTGGCAATACAAAGAATTCGATGCCGTCGCATGTACCTCGGCCTACTGACATGTTTTATGGTAAAATTATACCAGCACTTAAGGAAAAAGGCATACGGAGAGTGATCTCTAGAAAAGACTGGCCTCATGAAGTCAAGCGTAAAGTTCTTTTGGACCTTATGCAGGAGACTCCTAAACAGCTTCTTCACCAAGAAATGTGGTGTGCAAGTGAAGGATTCAAAGGCTTCCGCATGAAATTAAACAG GTATTCTGGAAGCTTAGCAACCATGAGTATGGTAGGCCACATATTAGGTCTTGGGGATAGGCATTTGGATAATATTCTTTTGGACTTCCATAGTGGAGATATTGTCCACATTGATTATAATGTGTGTTTTGACAAAGGACAAAGGTTAAAGGTCCCAGAAATTGTGCCCTTTCGTCTGACACAAACACTCGAGGCTGCATTAGGTTTAATGGGCACAGAAGGCTCCTTTAGAAAACACTCTGAATCAGTTCTTGGTACCTTGAAGAAGAACAAAGATGTACTGTTAATGCTATTAGAGGTCTTTGTCTGGGATCCTCTTGTGGAATGGACACGTGGAGATTTTCATGATGACGCTGCAATTGTTGGTGAAGAAAGAAAAGGCATGGAGCTTGCTGTTAGTTTAAGTCTATTTGCATCTCGCGTGCAAGAAATTCGTGTGCCCTTGCAg GAACATCATGATCTGTTACTGACTACCTTACCAGCTGTTGAATCTGCTCTTCAG AGGTTTGCAGATATTCTAAGTCAATACGAGATTGTATACGCTGTCTATAATCGTACAAATCAGGAGATATCCAACCTCATTCTTCACGAGACATCAGCTAAAGTGATTGTTACCGAAGCAACTAACGACTCAGAGAAATTCCGTACTTCATTCGAGTTACAAGCTCGGGAATTTGCTCAAACAAAAGCTTCTGTAGCCGAGAAAGCCTTAGAAGCAACAACATGGATTGAACAACACGGAATTATTATCGATGCGTTAAGAAGCAATTCAGTCCCTGAGATAATGTCCCACATACAGTTAGCTGATAAAGAAAAAGCTCTGTCTCTTATATCTGCTGTTCTGGTTGCAGGGGTTCCATTTACTGTTGTACCCGAACCTACACAAGTTCAATGTCACGATATAGATCGAGAAGTTTCAAATTTAATTACTGACCTGGATCATGGGCTCAATGCTGCTGTTACGGGTCTCCAAACGTATTCATTGGCTTTACAAAGGATCTTGCCGCTCAATTACCTAACAACCAGCCCAGTGCATAGATGGGCTCAAATTCTGAAATTATCAGTTACAACGGTCTCCTCTGATATTCTGTCACTTACAAGAAGAGAAGGTGCTGAACTTGTTTCAAACATGCGCGAAGATGGTTTTGAAACGGTGAAGAACATTCATAATGATCTGTGTCTACAAGTAGAGAAGTATGCAGATGAGATTGAAAGAGTTGAAAAAGAGTACCAAGAATTGGTGACATCGGTTGGTGCACAGACCGAGTCCCGAGCCAAGGATCGTCTCATATCTGCTTTCACAAAGTTCTTGCAGTCAACTGGTCAACAAGACAGGTCCAGAGATAGTAAATTACAGAGTGTAGTTGGCTTAGCGGTAAGTTCTATTTATAGTGAGGTTAAACATAGACTGGTTGAGGTACTGAATCATTCAGGTGGGTCAAGAACTATGAACATCACTCTTATGTCTGAGTTTGAAGAGAAAATAGAGAAATGTGTTCTTGTAGCTGATTGGGTAAATGAGGTTAATCGATATCTAATGTCTCATGCTGAAGGTATAATAGATAAACCAGATGGTTATTCTGAGACAAACTGGGCTTCCATCTTTAAAACAAGTTTACTCTCATGTAAGAGCTTGGTTACACAAGTGGTTGAAAGTGTTCTTCCAAAAGTAGTAAGATCAGTAATTTCATATGATTCAGAAATCATGGATGCATTTGGATCTATTTCTGAAATTAGAGGTTCAATCGATACACAACTGGAACAGCTGGTTGAGGTTCAGATAGAGAGGGCGTCTCTTGCTGAGCTGGAACAGAGCTATTTTGTGAAAGTAGGGGTTATTACTGAGCAACAGTTGGCTCTTGAAGAGGCTGCTGTTAAGGGCCGGGATCATCTCTCATGGGAGGAAGCTGATGAGCTGGCATCTCAAGAAGAAGCTTGTAGAGCCCAACTGGATGAGCTTCATCAAACATGGAATCAGAAGGACATTCGAATTTCAAAtttagtaaaaagggaatcaagcaTAAAAAATGCTTTAATCGCTGCTGAAAATCATTTTCAGTCTTTGATTGGTCAGGAACAAGATAATGAATCACAATATCCAAGAAGCAAAGCGATACTCTTGGCATTAGTTGAACCCTTCTTTGAATTGGAATCGGTTGATAAGATATTGTCATCATCAGATTCTTCAACCGGAGTTTCTCAAGTTACTGATATGATTAATTATGGTGATTCAGTACCAACAAATATTTGGAAATTTTCTGGTATATTGGAAACCCATTTATTTTTTATGTGGAAGGTGGCTGTTATGGACTCTTTTCTTGATTCTTGTATACGTGTAGCAGCTTCATCACGAGATCAAAACTTGGGATTTGAGCAGGTTGTTAATGCTGTCCAGAAAAATTTAAGTATCCAACTCCATGAACACATCGGTCAATATCTAAGGGACAAAGTTGCGCCATTATTGCTGACTAATTTGGATACAAAAATCGAACTGTTGAAACAAAATAACCAGGATTTTGAACATATGACTAGAGATTTAGGGGCTGTTGAACGAATTAAGCTAATGCTTGAAGAATACTGTAATGCACACGAAACAGTAAGAGCTGGGATGTCGGCTGCATCGCTCATGAACCGACAAGTGAAAGAACTTAAAGAGGGTCTGCATAAAACCTGCCTGGACATTTTACAGTTGGAGTGGATGCATGGTGTCACATTAAGCCCGTTACACAATTGCAGGCTGATATGTCACAAGTTTCTTTCAAGTGATGACAACACATTTTCAGTCATTCTAAACCTTAACAGACCTAGATTATTAGAAGCTATACAGTCTTCCGTAGCAAAAATAGTTCGGTCGTTAGAGGGTTTGCAAGCTTGTGAACAAACTTCTATTACAGCTGAAGGGCAACTTGAGAGAGCCATGGGGTGGGCATGTGCTGGTCCAAATTCGGGTTTGACCGGGTCAAACTCAGGAATTCCGCCTGAATTTCACGATCATTTAACAGAACGTCGCAAACTGTTATGGGGTGCTCGAGAAAAGGCAACTGATATTCTTAAAGTATGTATGTCAATATTGGATTTTGAAACATCGAGAGATGGTGTACTTGGGATTTCGGGTGAACTTCATTCTACTAGAACAGGAGCAGATGGTAGGGCGTGGCAGCAGGCTTACTTCAATGCATTAACAAATTTGGATGCCACTTATCATTCTTTTACAC GCACTGAGCATGAGTGGGAGTTAGCACAGAGTAACATGGAAGCTGCTTCAAATGGTTTACTTGCAGCAAGCAATGAACTGCGTGTTGCTTCTGCTAAATCAAAGTCCGCATCTG ATGATTTACAGGACACTTTCGTTGCTATGAGAGACTGTGCTTATGAAGCCAGCATGGCATTGTCTGCATTTGGATCCATTACAAGGGGTCACACTGCTCTGACATCCGAGTGTGGTTCCATGCTTGAAGAG GTTTTGGCAATAACAAAAGGTCTACATGATGTTTACACTCTGGGAAAAGAGGCTTCTGCATTACACTCTTCTCTAATGGGAGATCTCTCAAAG GCAAACAGCGTTGTACTTCCACTTGAATCGGTGTTGTCTATGGACGTTGAGGCAATGACCGAGGCCATGACTAAAGAAAGAGAGACAAAAATGGAAATTTCTCCTGTTCATGGGCAAGCTATATACCATTCTTATCATGCGAAAATTAAGGAGGCTTGTAATGTGATCAAATCGTTGGTTCCGTCACTTACATTTTCTGTGAAAGGACTCCATTCCATCCTTACACGGTTGGCACGAACCGCAAATATCCATGCAGGAAATCTTCACAAG GCTCTTGAAGGATTGGGAGAAAGCCAAGAAATAAGGTCTCAGGAAGATCTTGCTGTAGACGATACTCGATACGATAACAAAGATAACGAAATTTTCTTGAAATCTGACGGCGAATGTGATGAAGAGTTGCCTCAGATGACAGGATTCAGTATGCAAGATAAAGGATGGATATCGCCTCCAGATAGTATTTATGATGCCAGCTCAGACTCTGGCCCCACATCAAGCGAATCAAGTGCTGTCGATAGCGTCACCGGAAATGAAACACTCGAACCACATCCAGATGGGCTCGATAGCAAAGAGAACACTGATGTATCTAGTTCTTCTCAATGTGAGTTGGAGCCTGGAGATAATTATGCTACCCGATTGGATGGTGATGTCAAAGATGATCATCTGACATCACGTTCAACTTCCTCTGAAATAAATGTAGAagtcttgaatatgaaaattggtaCGCGACGTCAAGAGGAAACCCACAAGTCTCTTACACAACATACAGATACTCCAGGCCAAGTGAGCAGAGTAAAGA GTAAAAATGCTTATGCTGTGTCAGTTCTAAGGCGGGTTGAAATGAAAATAGAAGGTCGACATATTGCTGATAAGAG AGATATAAATATTGCAGAGCAGGTTGATTATCTGCTTAGGCAAGCAACTAGTGTGGATAATCTCTGCAATATGTATGAAGGTTGGACACCATGGATTTGA